A window of the Streptomyces sp. NBC_00250 genome harbors these coding sequences:
- a CDS encoding SCO2400 family protein, translated as MDYCHACRRHLNGALACAGCGTPVEELRYETPHIPRPTEPTRPVHSGEPAALGPEYGQTPGYGQAPAYGQAPGYGQAPAYGQAPAYDRVSEYGQEPEPEPEAEPGPAPEHVYELDVLEPSRPAPGGRRAARVAAQGRSADRGRVVARKGRRGRSRRGRTVLVGTLGLVIAAGSLSLARLAMEEPEDLGAATAVEEQEVTESPLPPEPVETTALPDGGAPSPVSATPTRARQVSADTSKGTGSGSGSGSGSGSGSGTGSGTGSGTGSGTGPGTGNGDGGTPQDPPTPTDPVTRPSTPTASPSATRADTSPSATTSPTGPTPSSTTPTPSATPTPTPTPSPCTPFLWFCI; from the coding sequence ATGGACTACTGCCACGCGTGCCGGAGGCATCTCAACGGGGCCCTCGCCTGTGCCGGGTGCGGGACTCCCGTCGAGGAACTGCGGTACGAGACCCCCCATATACCCCGGCCGACCGAGCCGACCCGGCCGGTCCACTCGGGCGAGCCCGCCGCGCTCGGCCCCGAGTACGGGCAGACGCCCGGGTACGGCCAGGCACCCGCGTACGGCCAGGCGCCCGGGTACGGGCAGGCGCCCGCGTACGGCCAGGCACCCGCCTACGACCGCGTGTCCGAGTACGGGCAGGAGCCGGAACCGGAGCCGGAGGCGGAGCCCGGGCCCGCGCCCGAGCACGTCTACGAACTCGACGTCCTCGAACCGTCCCGTCCGGCCCCCGGCGGTCGCCGCGCCGCCCGCGTCGCCGCGCAGGGCCGGTCCGCCGACCGGGGCCGCGTCGTCGCCCGCAAGGGCAGACGAGGGCGGAGCCGCCGGGGCCGTACGGTCCTGGTCGGCACCCTCGGCCTGGTGATCGCGGCCGGTTCGCTGAGCCTGGCGCGGCTCGCCATGGAGGAGCCGGAGGACCTGGGCGCCGCAACGGCTGTGGAGGAGCAGGAGGTCACGGAGTCTCCCCTGCCCCCGGAGCCCGTCGAGACCACCGCGCTTCCGGACGGCGGGGCCCCGTCCCCTGTCTCGGCGACCCCGACGCGCGCCCGCCAGGTGAGCGCGGACACGAGCAAGGGCACGGGCTCGGGTTCCGGTTCGGGCTCGGGGTCGGGTTCAGGGTCCGGTACGGGTTCCGGCACGGGCTCCGGTACGGGGTCGGGAACGGGCCCCGGTACGGGCAACGGCGACGGAGGCACCCCTCAGGACCCCCCGACGCCCACCGACCCGGTGACCCGGCCCTCCACTCCCACGGCGTCCCCGTCCGCCACGAGGGCCGACACGTCCCCGTCCGCCACGACGAGCCCCACCGGCCCCACTCCCTCCTCCACCACCCCCACACCCAGCGCCACCCCGACCCCGACACCGACCCCGAGCCCGTGCACCCCGTTCCTCTGGTTCTGCATCTAG
- a CDS encoding NAD(P)-dependent oxidoreductase → MTDRTAAPVTVIGLGLMGRALAAAFLKAGHPTTVWNRTGSKAADLVADGAHLAPTIGDALAASPLTIVCLTDYRAVRQLLGASDVTLDGTTLINLTSGDSAQAREAARWAEQRGARYLDGAIMAVPPVIGTAEAMILHSGAQTDFEAHRPTLEALGTVTHLGEDHGLASLYDVAGLAMMWSVLNAWLQGTAMLRTAGVDAATYAPFARQMAAGVAEWLPGYAEQIDSGSFPAEVAALETDARAMAHLVEESEALGVNAELPKLFKAMADRAIAAGHGGEQYPVLIEEFARP, encoded by the coding sequence ATGACCGACAGAACAGCCGCACCCGTGACAGTCATCGGACTCGGCCTGATGGGCCGGGCCCTCGCCGCCGCCTTCCTCAAGGCCGGACACCCCACCACCGTGTGGAACCGCACCGGTTCCAAGGCCGCCGACCTGGTGGCCGACGGCGCGCACCTGGCGCCGACCATCGGCGACGCGCTCGCCGCGAGCCCCCTGACGATCGTCTGCCTCACCGACTACCGGGCCGTGCGCCAGCTGCTCGGCGCGAGCGACGTCACCCTCGACGGCACGACCCTGATCAACCTGACCTCGGGCGACTCCGCCCAGGCCAGGGAAGCCGCCCGCTGGGCCGAACAGCGCGGCGCCCGCTACCTGGACGGCGCGATCATGGCCGTCCCGCCGGTGATCGGCACCGCCGAGGCGATGATCCTGCACAGCGGGGCGCAGACGGACTTCGAGGCGCACCGGCCCACCCTCGAAGCGCTCGGCACGGTCACCCACCTCGGCGAGGACCACGGTCTCGCGTCCCTGTACGACGTGGCGGGCCTGGCCATGATGTGGAGCGTCCTGAACGCCTGGCTCCAGGGCACGGCCATGCTGAGGACGGCCGGTGTCGACGCGGCGACCTACGCGCCGTTCGCGCGGCAGATGGCCGCCGGAGTGGCCGAATGGCTGCCGGGCTACGCCGAGCAGATCGACAGCGGCTCGTTCCCGGCCGAGGTGGCGGCCCTGGAGACCGACGCGCGGGCGATGGCCCACCTCGTCGAGGAGAGCGAGGCACTGGGCGTCAACGCCGAACTCCCCAAGCTGTTCAAGGCGATGGCCGACCGCGCGATCGCCGCCGGCCACGGCGGGGAGCAGTACCCGGTACTGATCGAGGAGTTCGCCAGGCCCTAG
- a CDS encoding MerR family transcriptional regulator encodes MRIGELSRRTGVHTHQLRYYEAQGLLEAERGANGYREYDESAVLRVKQIRHLLGAGLSSEDIAYLLPCAVGEVPELAGCPELLAAMRSRMRRLDDQMERLARSRDALAVYIDAAARTGAETYPPFDGSDDRESVPAA; translated from the coding sequence ATGCGGATCGGGGAGTTGAGCCGCCGGACGGGCGTCCACACTCATCAGTTGCGTTACTACGAGGCCCAGGGCCTCCTTGAGGCGGAGCGCGGTGCCAACGGGTACCGCGAGTACGACGAGAGCGCCGTGCTGCGGGTGAAGCAGATCCGGCACCTGCTCGGTGCCGGCCTGTCGTCCGAGGACATCGCGTACCTGCTGCCCTGTGCGGTCGGCGAGGTCCCGGAGCTGGCGGGGTGCCCCGAGCTGCTGGCCGCGATGCGGTCGCGGATGCGGCGCCTCGACGACCAGATGGAGCGGCTCGCCCGCTCCCGCGACGCTCTCGCCGTCTACATCGACGCGGCGGCGCGCACGGGCGCGGAGACCTATCCGCCCTTCGACGGCTCCGACGACCGGGAGTCCGTCCCGGCCGCCTGA
- a CDS encoding MarR family winged helix-turn-helix transcriptional regulator has protein sequence MATSRTDPLTLEVVELIGTVVARYYEEYEQAAAQHALTGAQARVLGLLSLDPLPMRRIAQKLKCEPSNITGIVDRLEARGLVERHPDPADRRVKLAVPTEAGRTTARALRESLDFAREPLGELTEAERTLLRDLLKRMLGA, from the coding sequence ATGGCCACCTCACGCACGGACCCCCTGACCCTCGAAGTCGTCGAGCTGATCGGCACGGTCGTGGCGCGCTACTACGAGGAGTACGAGCAGGCGGCGGCGCAGCACGCGCTGACCGGCGCCCAGGCCCGCGTCCTCGGCCTTCTCTCGCTCGACCCGCTGCCGATGCGGCGCATCGCACAGAAGCTGAAGTGCGAGCCGTCCAACATCACCGGGATCGTGGACCGCCTGGAGGCCCGCGGCCTGGTGGAGCGCCACCCGGACCCGGCGGACCGCCGCGTCAAGCTGGCCGTCCCCACGGAAGCGGGCCGCACCACGGCCCGCGCCCTCCGCGAGTCCCTGGACTTCGCCCGCGAGCCCCTGGGAGAGCTGACCGAGGCCGAGCGCACGCTGCTGCGGGACCTGCTGAAGAGGATGCTGGGCGCCTAG
- a CDS encoding NADP-dependent oxidoreductase, with protein MSVLPASSREWHLVARPHGWPTAADFALRETPVTEPAEGRILVRNQHFSVDPYMRGRMNDVKSYIPPFKLDHPMDGGAVGEVIASNAEGFAVGDHVLHGLGWREYAEVPAQHATKVDPALAPLSAYLGVLGMTGLTAYAGLFDVASFKEGDAVFVSGAAGAVGSQVGQMARLKGASRVIGSAGSDEKVKFLVEELGFDAAFNYKNGPVKDQLREAAPDGIDVYFDNVGGEHLEAAISSLNVHGRATICGMIAQYNDTEPVPGPRNMAMIIGKRLRLQGVLVGDHYGLQQQFVQEVGGWLASGELKHRETFVEGIEKGVDAFLGLLRGDNTGKMIVSVTR; from the coding sequence ATGTCCGTTCTTCCCGCGTCCAGCCGTGAGTGGCACCTCGTCGCCCGGCCGCACGGCTGGCCCACCGCCGCGGACTTCGCCCTGCGCGAGACCCCGGTCACCGAGCCGGCCGAGGGCCGCATCCTGGTGCGCAACCAGCACTTCTCCGTAGACCCCTACATGCGCGGCCGCATGAACGACGTGAAGTCCTACATCCCGCCGTTCAAGCTCGACCACCCCATGGACGGCGGCGCGGTCGGCGAGGTCATCGCCTCCAACGCCGAGGGCTTCGCCGTCGGCGACCACGTCCTGCACGGCCTCGGCTGGCGCGAGTACGCCGAGGTCCCGGCCCAGCACGCCACCAAGGTCGACCCGGCGCTCGCCCCCCTCTCGGCCTACCTCGGCGTCCTCGGCATGACCGGGCTCACCGCCTACGCCGGCCTCTTCGACGTCGCCTCCTTCAAGGAGGGCGACGCGGTCTTCGTCTCCGGCGCCGCCGGGGCCGTCGGCAGCCAGGTCGGCCAGATGGCACGCCTCAAGGGCGCCTCCCGAGTGATCGGATCGGCCGGCTCCGACGAGAAGGTCAAGTTCCTCGTCGAGGAGCTCGGCTTCGACGCCGCCTTCAACTACAAGAACGGCCCCGTCAAGGACCAGCTCCGCGAGGCCGCCCCGGACGGCATCGACGTCTACTTCGACAACGTCGGCGGCGAGCACCTCGAAGCCGCGATCTCCTCGCTCAACGTGCACGGCCGCGCCACCATCTGCGGCATGATCGCCCAGTACAACGACACCGAGCCGGTGCCCGGCCCGCGCAACATGGCGATGATCATCGGCAAGCGCCTGCGCCTCCAGGGCGTCCTCGTCGGCGACCACTACGGGCTGCAGCAGCAGTTCGTCCAGGAGGTCGGCGGCTGGCTCGCGTCCGGCGAGCTCAAGCACCGGGAGACCTTCGTCGAGGGCATCGAGAAGGGCGTGGACGCCTTCCTCGGACTGCTCCGCGGCGACAACACCGGAAAGATGATCGTCTCGGTGACCCGTTAG
- a CDS encoding organic hydroperoxide resistance protein: protein MSIQHSDVLYTAVATAENGRDGRVATDDGQLDVVVNPPKAMGGSGAGTNPEQLFAAGYSACFQGALGVVARNENADISGSTVTAEVGIGKNDDGFGIIVKISATIPNVDVETAKSLIEKAHQVCPYSKATRGNITVELAV from the coding sequence ATGTCGATCCAGCACTCCGACGTCCTCTACACCGCCGTCGCCACCGCCGAGAACGGGCGTGACGGCCGTGTCGCCACCGACGACGGCCAGCTCGACGTCGTCGTGAACCCGCCCAAGGCCATGGGCGGCTCCGGCGCGGGCACCAACCCCGAGCAGCTCTTCGCGGCGGGCTACAGCGCCTGCTTCCAGGGCGCGCTCGGCGTCGTCGCCCGTAACGAGAACGCCGACATCTCCGGCTCGACGGTCACCGCCGAGGTCGGCATCGGCAAGAACGACGACGGCTTCGGCATCATCGTCAAGATCTCGGCGACCATCCCGAACGTGGACGTCGAGACGGCCAAGAGCCTGATCGAGAAGGCCCACCAGGTCTGCCCGTACTCGAAGGCGACCCGCGGCAACATCACGGTCGAGCTCGCCGTCTGA
- a CDS encoding serine/threonine-protein kinase, producing the protein MVAYDGSGQAGQELIGGRYRLGERLGQGGTGVVRRATDELLGRPVAVKTLTFDTDADPAGALREARVVARVRHPHVIVVHDVVEHHGRPALVMELVDGGSLADRLAAPDGVLSVRETARLGLALLDALSAAHAHDVLHRDVKPANVLLEKGTGRAVLTDFGIASLPGATTLSGTGVFVGTPEYTAPERMRGEEAGPAADLWSLGALLCAAATGTSPFRRDSIGAVLHAVVYGEIRPSERLGPLLPVVHGLLERDPDRRLDAAEARRLLTACLDRETVDASEPDTPRVDTPRLAAPRVDIPRLAAARVDTPRPDVPRLDTPRLDTPAVRDPAGAAGPAPGEAAAGRRGALALPVVAAVVAACVAAVTVAVLLAVRDGRTPEAGPADPTRTTAPAAGPLPAGYTAVADERGFTLAVPTGATRSTDGERVFYTTADGAVWVGIRIRAIPADGAIGAMRTADASGPRNNPGYRDSEVGETRHKGLPAARWEFTWNGFTAAEGPRRTVDLCWEQAGTLYDVWASAPVGRAAEARAHLDAALDSFRTSGGTPGGTPRG; encoded by the coding sequence ATGGTGGCGTACGACGGGTCGGGGCAGGCCGGCCAGGAGCTGATCGGCGGTCGCTACCGCCTGGGCGAGCGGCTCGGCCAGGGCGGGACGGGAGTCGTCCGGCGGGCCACCGACGAGCTCCTCGGCCGCCCGGTCGCGGTCAAGACCCTCACCTTCGACACGGACGCGGACCCGGCGGGCGCCCTCCGGGAGGCCCGGGTCGTCGCCCGTGTCCGCCATCCCCATGTGATCGTCGTCCACGACGTCGTCGAGCACCACGGCCGCCCCGCCCTGGTCATGGAGCTGGTCGACGGAGGGTCGCTCGCCGACCGCCTCGCCGCGCCCGACGGCGTCCTGTCCGTACGGGAGACCGCCCGTCTCGGCCTCGCCCTGCTCGACGCGCTGTCCGCGGCCCACGCACATGACGTACTGCACCGGGACGTGAAGCCCGCCAACGTCCTCCTGGAGAAGGGCACCGGCCGGGCGGTCCTCACCGACTTCGGCATCGCCAGCCTCCCCGGCGCCACCACCCTCAGCGGCACCGGAGTCTTCGTCGGCACCCCCGAGTACACCGCGCCGGAACGCATGCGGGGCGAGGAGGCGGGACCGGCCGCCGACCTGTGGTCGCTCGGCGCGCTGCTGTGCGCGGCGGCGACGGGCACCTCGCCGTTCCGCCGGGACTCGATCGGGGCCGTGCTGCACGCGGTCGTGTACGGGGAGATCAGGCCGTCCGAGCGCCTCGGCCCCCTCCTGCCGGTCGTCCACGGACTCCTGGAGCGCGACCCGGACCGGCGCCTGGACGCCGCGGAGGCCCGCCGGCTGCTCACCGCCTGCCTGGACCGCGAAACCGTCGACGCTTCCGAGCCCGACACTCCCCGGGTCGACACCCCCCGGCTTGCCGCTCCCCGGGTCGACATCCCCCGGCTTGCCGCTGCCCGGGTCGACACCCCTCGGCCCGACGTTCCCCGGCTCGACACCCCCCGCCTCGACACCCCGGCGGTACGGGACCCGGCCGGTGCCGCCGGTCCGGCCCCGGGCGAGGCCGCCGCCGGCCGCCGGGGAGCCCTCGCGCTGCCCGTCGTCGCGGCGGTCGTCGCCGCCTGTGTCGCCGCCGTGACGGTCGCCGTGCTGCTCGCCGTCCGCGACGGCCGGACGCCGGAGGCCGGGCCCGCCGACCCCACCCGTACGACCGCTCCCGCCGCCGGGCCCCTGCCCGCCGGGTACACGGCGGTCGCCGACGAGCGCGGCTTCACCCTGGCCGTGCCGACCGGGGCGACCCGCTCGACCGACGGCGAGCGGGTCTTCTACACGACGGCCGACGGGGCCGTCTGGGTCGGGATCAGGATCCGGGCGATCCCCGCCGACGGGGCCATCGGCGCGATGCGCACCGCCGACGCGAGCGGCCCGCGCAACAACCCGGGATACCGGGACAGCGAGGTGGGGGAGACCCGGCACAAGGGGCTGCCCGCCGCCCGCTGGGAGTTCACCTGGAACGGCTTCACCGCCGCCGAGGGCCCCCGGCGCACCGTCGACCTCTGCTGGGAGCAGGCCGGGACGCTGTACGACGTGTGGGCGTCGGCCCCGGTGGGCCGGGCGGCCGAGGCCCGCGCCCATCTCGACGCGGCGCTCGACTCCTTCCGTACGTCCGGCGGTACGCCTGGTGGGACGCCCCGCGGCTGA